A single window of Brevundimonas naejangsanensis DNA harbors:
- a CDS encoding EAL domain-containing protein has protein sequence MRKITGGFLFFGYLFLALTIGAMIWRAGLGAGAGAAGVLGALGILAGAHAIVTGIADRRALRLEIGKVREAHRLLADAMESTQGALTELAQAIETGALSRTDALTGEVRMLEGLVQQMSESIEERLAASSLTADTFEGRRQVQSNTLLKTVHDALSENRVDLYLQPVVTLPQRRTVFYESFTRLRDPSNRVMMPAEYLSVAEGEGLLPAIDNLLLFRCAQIVRRLAAQDRKVGVFCNISLASLGDETFFPQFLDFLNQNRDLKDALIFELGQATFDARGAIEARNMAKLADLGFRFSIDKVQTLDLDFADLQRSDVRFIKVAADLLIEQLLDLDGAAPLPSQPDIRAADFAPLTRRHGLELIAEKVESEKQVVDILELDVAMGQGHLFGEPRAIKEAVLAETDPPADFVLSTLKSAEQRVRL, from the coding sequence ATGCGAAAGATCACCGGCGGCTTCCTGTTCTTCGGCTACCTGTTCCTCGCCCTGACCATCGGGGCGATGATCTGGCGCGCCGGTCTGGGAGCGGGCGCCGGCGCGGCCGGGGTGCTGGGCGCGCTGGGGATACTGGCCGGCGCCCACGCCATCGTCACCGGCATCGCCGACCGCCGCGCCCTGCGCCTGGAGATCGGCAAGGTGCGCGAGGCCCACCGCCTGCTGGCCGATGCGATGGAGTCGACCCAGGGCGCCCTGACCGAACTGGCCCAGGCCATCGAGACCGGCGCCCTGTCGCGCACCGACGCCCTGACCGGCGAGGTGCGGATGCTGGAAGGCCTGGTCCAGCAGATGAGCGAATCCATCGAGGAGCGGCTGGCAGCCTCCTCCCTGACCGCCGACACCTTCGAGGGCCGTCGTCAGGTCCAGTCGAACACCCTGCTGAAGACCGTCCACGACGCCCTCAGCGAGAACCGCGTCGACCTGTACTTGCAGCCCGTCGTGACCCTGCCCCAGCGGCGGACGGTCTTCTACGAAAGCTTCACCCGCCTGCGCGACCCGTCGAACCGGGTGATGATGCCGGCCGAATACCTGTCGGTGGCCGAGGGCGAAGGCCTGCTGCCGGCCATCGACAACCTGCTGCTGTTCCGCTGCGCCCAGATCGTGCGCCGCCTGGCCGCCCAGGACCGCAAGGTCGGCGTCTTCTGCAACATCTCGCTCGCCTCCCTGGGCGACGAGACGTTCTTCCCGCAGTTCCTCGACTTCCTAAACCAGAACCGCGACCTGAAGGACGCCCTGATCTTCGAACTGGGTCAGGCCACCTTCGACGCGCGCGGCGCCATCGAGGCCCGCAACATGGCCAAGCTGGCCGACCTGGGCTTCCGCTTCTCCATCGACAAGGTGCAGACGCTGGACCTGGACTTCGCCGACCTGCAACGCTCGGACGTGCGCTTCATCAAGGTGGCGGCCGACCTGTTGATCGAACAGCTGCTGGATCTGGACGGCGCCGCCCCCCTGCCCAGCCAGCCGGACATCCGCGCCGCGGACTTCGCCCCTTTGACGCGCCGCCATGGGCTCGAACTGATCGCCGAAAAGGTCGAGAGCGAGAAACAGGTCGTCGACATCCTCGAACTGGACGTCGCCATGGGCCAGGGCCACCTGTTCGGCGAGCCGCGCGCCATCAAGGAAGCCGTCCTGGCTGAAACCGACCCGCCCGCCGACTTCGTCCTCTCGACGCTGAAATCGGCCGAGCAGAGGGTGCGATTGTAA
- the ileS gene encoding isoleucine--tRNA ligase yields MADADTQTPSGRDYRDTVFLPETPFPMRGGLPKKEPEILAQWGDLYGTLRALRQSQKAPLYVLHDGPPYANGDIHIGHALNKTLKDFVVRSRFLLGYDVDYVPGWDCHGLPIEWKIEEQFRAKGRRKDEVSKEEFRTACREYAGKYIDLQRDQFLRLGITGDFANRYATMDFTSEAAIVAEFHKFKNSGQLYRGSKPVMWSPVERTALADAEVEYHDHVSPTIWVKFPVVGATDSHPDDLLAFRNQTPSVVIWTTTPWTIPANRAISYGPDINYGLYEVTALEEGLDYEPWAKPGDRFILADKLAEEVFKAAKIAAWTRVYDIDPSGLECAHPLAALDSGYGFSVPLLAGDHVTDDAGTGFVHTAPGHGADDFAVWLAHGHREVPDTVDPDGAYYEHVPLFAGLKVLETEGKKTGKFGPANGAVMEKLIEAGNLLARGRMEHSYPHSWRSKAPIIFRNTPQWFIRMDEELEDGATLRDRALNAIDATAFHPAAGKNRIRSMVEGRPDWLISRQRAWGTPLAMFVDKQTGQPLHDPEVDARIVKAVAEGGADVWFSAPDADFLGAHDPERFEKVTDILDVWFDSGSTHAFTLDPRTADSGYTGDRPSHWPADLYLEGSDQHRGWFQSSLLEGCGTRGRAPFKAVLTHGFTLDENGEKMSKSRGNTTDPLTIIKESGADILRLWVALVDYSDDQRIGKQILQTTVDAYRKLRNTVRYLLGALNGFDEAERLTDYDQFPPLEKFILHRLWELDGQVRQAYEEYRFQDVVRPVLEFCSGDLSALYFDVRKDSLYCDRPDSIKRRAVRTVMDEVFSRLTAWLAPLTPFTMDEAWMTRFPEAGTNCARVIPETPGQWRNAAEAERWAKVETVLEVVNEALEAARRDKVIGGALDAWPVVTAPAELLAPFEGLDAAEVFRTSGAELVVGGDAVAVEVKTADYPKCARSWRRAPDVGSDPDYPDLSARDADAVRWLDAQKA; encoded by the coding sequence ATGGCCGACGCCGACACCCAGACCCCTTCCGGCCGCGACTATCGCGACACCGTCTTCCTGCCCGAGACGCCCTTCCCGATGCGCGGCGGCCTGCCCAAGAAGGAGCCGGAAATCCTGGCCCAGTGGGGCGACCTGTACGGAACCTTGCGCGCCCTGCGTCAGTCGCAGAAGGCGCCGCTTTATGTGCTGCACGACGGCCCGCCTTACGCCAACGGCGACATCCACATCGGCCACGCCCTGAACAAGACGCTGAAGGACTTCGTGGTCCGCTCGCGCTTCCTGCTGGGCTATGATGTCGACTACGTCCCCGGCTGGGACTGCCACGGCCTGCCGATCGAGTGGAAGATCGAGGAGCAGTTCCGCGCCAAGGGCCGCCGCAAGGATGAGGTGTCCAAGGAAGAGTTCCGCACCGCCTGCCGCGAATACGCCGGCAAATACATCGACCTTCAGCGCGACCAGTTCCTGCGTCTGGGCATCACCGGCGATTTCGCCAACCGCTACGCCACCATGGACTTCACGTCCGAGGCGGCCATCGTCGCCGAGTTCCACAAGTTCAAGAACTCGGGCCAGCTGTATCGCGGCTCCAAGCCGGTGATGTGGTCGCCGGTCGAGCGCACGGCCCTGGCGGACGCCGAGGTCGAGTACCACGACCACGTCTCGCCCACGATCTGGGTCAAGTTCCCGGTGGTCGGCGCGACCGACAGCCACCCGGACGACCTGCTGGCCTTCCGCAACCAGACTCCGTCCGTGGTGATCTGGACCACCACGCCGTGGACCATCCCCGCCAACCGGGCGATCTCTTACGGACCGGACATCAACTACGGCCTGTATGAGGTCACGGCCCTTGAGGAAGGGCTGGACTATGAGCCCTGGGCCAAGCCGGGCGACCGCTTCATCCTCGCCGACAAACTGGCCGAAGAGGTGTTCAAGGCCGCCAAGATCGCCGCCTGGACGCGCGTCTACGACATCGACCCGTCGGGTCTGGAATGCGCCCACCCGCTGGCCGCGCTGGACAGCGGCTACGGCTTCTCCGTGCCGCTGCTGGCGGGCGACCACGTCACCGACGACGCAGGAACCGGCTTCGTCCACACGGCGCCGGGCCACGGCGCGGACGACTTCGCCGTCTGGCTGGCCCACGGCCATCGCGAGGTGCCGGACACGGTCGATCCCGACGGCGCCTATTATGAGCACGTGCCGCTGTTCGCAGGCCTGAAGGTGCTGGAGACCGAGGGCAAGAAGACCGGCAAGTTCGGCCCCGCGAACGGCGCGGTGATGGAGAAGCTGATCGAGGCCGGAAACCTGCTGGCGCGCGGCCGGATGGAGCACTCCTATCCGCACTCCTGGCGCTCCAAGGCGCCGATCATCTTCCGCAACACGCCGCAGTGGTTCATCCGCATGGATGAAGAGCTGGAAGACGGCGCGACCCTGCGCGACCGCGCCCTGAACGCCATCGACGCCACCGCCTTCCACCCGGCGGCGGGCAAGAACCGCATCCGCTCCATGGTCGAGGGTCGTCCTGACTGGCTGATCAGCCGCCAGCGCGCCTGGGGCACGCCGCTGGCCATGTTCGTGGACAAGCAGACGGGTCAGCCCCTGCACGATCCCGAGGTCGACGCCCGCATCGTCAAGGCCGTGGCCGAGGGCGGCGCCGACGTCTGGTTCTCGGCGCCTGACGCCGACTTCCTGGGCGCGCACGACCCCGAGCGGTTCGAGAAGGTCACGGACATCCTCGACGTCTGGTTCGACAGCGGCTCGACCCACGCCTTTACGCTGGACCCGCGCACGGCCGACAGCGGCTATACGGGCGACCGCCCGTCGCACTGGCCCGCCGACCTCTATCTGGAAGGCTCGGACCAGCACCGCGGCTGGTTCCAGTCGTCGCTGCTGGAGGGCTGCGGCACGCGCGGCCGGGCGCCGTTCAAGGCGGTCCTGACCCACGGCTTCACCCTGGACGAGAACGGGGAGAAGATGTCGAAGTCGCGGGGCAATACGACGGACCCCCTGACCATCATCAAGGAGTCGGGCGCCGACATCCTGCGCCTGTGGGTCGCCCTGGTCGACTATTCGGACGACCAGCGCATCGGCAAGCAGATCCTGCAGACGACGGTCGACGCCTATCGCAAGCTGCGCAACACCGTCCGCTATCTGCTGGGCGCGCTGAACGGCTTCGACGAGGCCGAGCGCCTGACCGACTACGACCAGTTCCCGCCGCTGGAGAAGTTCATCCTGCATCGCCTGTGGGAGCTGGATGGCCAGGTGCGCCAGGCCTACGAGGAATACCGTTTCCAGGACGTAGTGCGGCCGGTGCTGGAGTTCTGCTCGGGCGACCTGTCGGCGCTGTATTTCGACGTGCGTAAGGACAGCCTCTATTGCGACCGTCCTGACAGCATCAAGCGCCGCGCGGTCCGCACGGTGATGGACGAGGTGTTCAGCCGTCTGACCGCCTGGCTGGCGCCGCTGACGCCCTTCACCATGGACGAGGCGTGGATGACGCGCTTCCCGGAGGCCGGCACCAACTGCGCCCGGGTGATCCCTGAGACGCCAGGCCAGTGGCGCAACGCGGCCGAGGCCGAGCGCTGGGCCAAGGTCGAGACGGTGCTGGAGGTCGTCAACGAAGCCCTGGAAGCCGCGCGCCGCGACAAGGTCATCGGCGGTGCCTTGGACGCCTGGCCGGTGGTCACGGCTCCGGCCGAACTGCTGGCCCCGTTCGAAGGGCTGGACGCCGCCGAGGTGTTCCGCACCTCGGGCGCTGAACTGGTGGTCGGCGGCGACGCCGTCGCCGTCGAGGTTAAGACGGCGGACTATCCCAAGTGCGCTCGCTCCTGGCGCCGGGCGCCGGACGTCGGCTCGGACCCGGACTACCCCGACCTGTCGGCCCGCGACGCCGACGCGGTGCGCTGGCTGGACGCGCAGAAGGCTTAA
- a CDS encoding DUF3828 domain-containing protein, with product MRIQALATAAVLALTAAACSEQKSAPAAAETPAPVLTGRAAVYAAGEKDADAFVRALYARVSEPKDTPDPAEATITPGRDPLYSRTMNALIGVDDREAKRKKTAPRLDYDPICACQDAEAFALKSVTLTPESPQAATAEVVFANAGQDHRQTLKLLKEGPMWRIADVIDDKGKSLHDDLMAIAEKAPG from the coding sequence ATGCGTATTCAAGCCTTGGCGACGGCGGCGGTGCTGGCCCTGACGGCGGCCGCCTGTTCGGAACAGAAGAGCGCCCCTGCGGCTGCGGAGACGCCCGCGCCCGTCCTGACCGGCCGCGCCGCCGTCTATGCGGCGGGCGAAAAGGACGCCGATGCTTTCGTGCGCGCCCTCTACGCCCGCGTCAGCGAGCCGAAGGACACGCCCGACCCGGCCGAGGCGACCATCACCCCCGGGCGCGATCCGCTCTATTCTCGCACCATGAACGCCCTGATCGGCGTCGACGACCGCGAAGCCAAACGCAAGAAGACCGCGCCTCGCCTCGACTACGACCCCATCTGCGCCTGCCAGGACGCCGAGGCCTTCGCCCTGAAGTCCGTGACGCTGACGCCCGAAAGCCCTCAGGCCGCGACCGCCGAAGTCGTCTTCGCCAACGCCGGCCAGGACCATCGCCAGACGCTCAAACTACTGAAGGAAGGCCCGATGTGGCGCATCGCCGACGTCATCGACGACAAGGGCAAGTCGCTGCACGACGACCTGATGGCCATCGCCGAAAAAGCGCCCGGTTAA
- a CDS encoding bifunctional riboflavin kinase/FAD synthetase, whose protein sequence is MVEVIRDWRGLTAAQKGAAVAVGAFDGVHRGHQAVIASAREAADRLGVPRAVVSFDPHPRRLFQPEAAPFRLMTPDQMARALAPLGVDRLYLLPFDAEMAGMSDEEFARRVLSEGLGIVHAAIGFDFTFGKGRSGSPALLRTYGETLGFTVSVTDRIDDASGLKLSSSAVREALKAGDMDRAAAILGRPFAIQGEVIHGDKRGRTIGVPTANMAMGDYMRPAYGVYATRTRLPDGRIINGVANLGVRPMFEIEQPLLEVWLLDFNESLYGQVLETELVAFLRGEMKFEGLEALKVQIDADAAAARAVLG, encoded by the coding sequence GTGGTCGAAGTCATTCGCGACTGGCGCGGTCTGACCGCAGCGCAGAAGGGGGCGGCCGTCGCCGTCGGCGCCTTCGACGGCGTGCATCGCGGCCATCAGGCGGTCATCGCCTCGGCGCGCGAGGCGGCGGACCGGCTGGGCGTTCCCCGGGCCGTGGTCAGCTTCGATCCCCATCCGCGCCGCTTGTTCCAGCCCGAGGCCGCGCCCTTTCGCCTGATGACGCCGGACCAGATGGCGCGCGCCCTGGCGCCGCTGGGCGTCGACCGCCTGTATCTGCTGCCGTTCGATGCTGAAATGGCGGGCATGTCGGACGAGGAATTCGCCCGCCGCGTCCTGTCCGAAGGCCTCGGGATCGTCCACGCCGCCATCGGCTTCGACTTCACCTTCGGCAAGGGCCGCTCCGGCTCGCCCGCCTTGCTGCGAACCTATGGCGAGACGCTGGGCTTCACCGTCTCCGTCACCGACCGCATCGACGACGCCTCCGGGCTCAAGCTGTCGTCCAGCGCCGTGCGCGAGGCGCTGAAGGCCGGCGACATGGACCGCGCCGCCGCCATTCTGGGCCGCCCCTTCGCCATTCAGGGCGAGGTGATCCACGGCGACAAGCGCGGGCGCACCATCGGCGTGCCAACCGCCAACATGGCCATGGGCGACTATATGCGTCCGGCCTATGGGGTCTATGCGACCCGCACCCGCCTGCCGGACGGCAGGATCATCAACGGCGTCGCCAATCTGGGCGTCCGTCCGATGTTCGAAATCGAACAGCCTCTGCTGGAAGTCTGGCTGTTGGACTTCAATGAGAGCCTCTACGGCCAGGTGCTGGAGACCGAGCTGGTCGCCTTCCTGCGCGGCGAGATGAAGTTCGAGGGCCTCGAAGCCCTCAAGGTCCAGATCGACGCCGACGCCGCCGCCGCGAGGGCCGTACTGGGCTGA
- a CDS encoding MaoC family dehydratase, with protein sequence MVDLVQAHPSGGYILDELHVGMAAEKTVHVTEERIRLFAEASDDFNPVHLDEAFAAKTAYRGRIAHGLLSAAFGSAVVGTILPGAGSIYISQTLSFHFPVRIGDDVRIQITVIELDHEGARAQLKCEGFVEDKLIMDGVAVVRVPRRRKLSAR encoded by the coding sequence ATGGTTGATCTGGTCCAAGCGCACCCGTCGGGCGGCTACATCCTCGACGAACTTCATGTCGGCATGGCCGCCGAGAAGACGGTTCACGTCACTGAAGAGCGGATCCGTCTGTTCGCCGAGGCGTCCGACGACTTCAATCCGGTGCATCTGGATGAGGCCTTCGCCGCCAAGACGGCCTATCGCGGCCGTATCGCCCACGGCCTGCTGTCGGCGGCCTTCGGCTCTGCGGTGGTGGGCACCATCCTGCCGGGCGCGGGCTCGATCTACATTTCTCAGACGCTTTCGTTCCATTTTCCGGTGCGGATCGGCGACGATGTGCGCATTCAGATCACCGTCATCGAACTGGACCATGAGGGCGCCCGCGCCCAGCTGAAGTGCGAAGGCTTTGTCGAAGACAAGCTGATCATGGACGGTGTCGCCGTCGTGCGCGTGCCGCGTCGCCGCAAGCTGTCGGCGCGCTGA
- a CDS encoding TIGR01459 family HAD-type hydrolase has protein sequence MTQPHPLPRLSAVADDYDILLCDVWGVIHNGRESWAAACGALTKFNEKGGHVVLISNSPRPSSDVVAQLDGLGVPRSAWKAFVTSGDATRMELARRAPGPAWIIGPERDFALYEGLDLTSAHGAEDAAFISVTGPYDDTTETPEDYRERLAPAAERGLELICANPDRVVQRGDAIIYCGGAIADLYESMGGRVIMAGKPFAPIYALALKEAEKLLGGPADRSRVLCIGDGVVTDVLGAAEQALDCLFIAQGIHGDAAKAADGTLDPARAAELLRAETTFARYAALELTW, from the coding sequence ATGACCCAGCCTCATCCGTTGCCCCGCCTGTCCGCCGTCGCCGATGACTACGATATCCTGCTCTGCGACGTCTGGGGCGTGATCCACAACGGGCGCGAGAGCTGGGCCGCCGCCTGCGGCGCCCTGACCAAGTTCAACGAGAAGGGCGGCCATGTCGTGCTGATCTCCAACTCGCCGCGCCCGTCTTCGGACGTGGTGGCGCAGCTGGACGGCCTGGGAGTGCCGCGCAGCGCCTGGAAAGCCTTTGTCACCTCGGGCGACGCCACCCGGATGGAGCTGGCGCGCCGCGCGCCCGGCCCTGCGTGGATCATCGGCCCGGAACGGGACTTCGCCCTGTATGAAGGCCTGGACCTGACCAGCGCCCACGGCGCCGAAGACGCCGCCTTCATTTCCGTCACCGGTCCTTATGACGACACCACCGAGACGCCCGAGGACTATCGCGAACGTCTGGCGCCGGCGGCCGAGCGCGGACTGGAGCTGATCTGCGCCAACCCCGATCGCGTGGTGCAGCGCGGGGATGCGATCATCTATTGCGGCGGCGCCATCGCTGATCTGTATGAGTCCATGGGCGGGCGCGTGATCATGGCGGGCAAGCCGTTCGCCCCCATCTACGCCCTGGCGCTGAAGGAAGCCGAGAAGCTGCTGGGCGGCCCGGCGGACCGCTCGCGCGTGCTGTGCATCGGCGACGGGGTGGTGACCGATGTGCTCGGCGCCGCCGAGCAGGCGCTGGACTGCCTGTTCATCGCCCAGGGCATCCACGGCGACGCGGCCAAGGCGGCTGACGGGACCCTGGATCCGGCCCGCGCGGCGGAATTGCTCCGGGCCGAGACGACCTTCGCCCGCTACGCTGCGCTGGAACTGACCTGGTAA
- the lspA gene encoding signal peptidase II, producing MKISRLAISRLALGAYGIALAVIILDQLTKAWVLGAIDAAHISHIPDGYRIAEVAPPVFNLTYVLNTGVSFGLFGGGAGRWILSIFSVVVAGLLAWWATRANRRLLVAAIGLVMGGAVGNVIDRIRFGGVVDFLDFSGTGLFPWIFNVADSGITVGVVLLILDSFLSERRTTVGAAHEKS from the coding sequence ATGAAGATTTCCCGTCTCGCGATTTCCCGTCTCGCGCTGGGCGCCTACGGCATCGCCCTGGCCGTCATCATCCTGGACCAGTTGACCAAGGCCTGGGTGCTGGGGGCCATCGACGCCGCCCATATCTCCCACATTCCCGACGGCTACCGGATCGCCGAGGTCGCGCCGCCGGTCTTCAACCTGACCTATGTGCTGAACACCGGCGTCAGCTTCGGCCTGTTCGGCGGCGGCGCCGGGCGCTGGATCCTGAGCATCTTCTCGGTCGTGGTGGCGGGCCTGCTGGCCTGGTGGGCGACGCGGGCGAATCGCCGCCTGCTGGTCGCGGCCATCGGCCTGGTCATGGGCGGCGCCGTCGGCAACGTGATCGACCGCATCCGCTTCGGCGGCGTGGTGGACTTCCTCGATTTTTCGGGCACCGGCCTGTTCCCGTGGATCTTCAACGTGGCCGACAGCGGCATCACCGTCGGGGTCGTGCTGCTGATCCTGGACAGCTTCCTGTCCGAGCGTCGCACGACTGTTGGCGCGGCCCACGAAAAGTCGTAA
- a CDS encoding DUF3035 domain-containing protein — MRIRPVLIATLAAGAALSLSACGSMKQSIGLSKVVPDEFVTVASAPLVVPPEYGLTPPTPGAPRPQELAPESAARQILLGQRQAVTRTPGEQVLAAEAGADRADPLARYVVDDEFGNLAHKEESWANRLMFWRKNDPASQAATVTQTPEGAKTIDASSEHARLEALTGGREGITIAPRRDTRFKLPGL, encoded by the coding sequence ATGCGTATCCGTCCCGTCCTGATCGCGACCCTGGCCGCCGGCGCGGCCCTCAGCCTGAGCGCCTGCGGATCGATGAAGCAGAGCATCGGCCTGTCCAAGGTCGTGCCGGACGAATTCGTCACCGTGGCCAGCGCCCCGCTGGTGGTGCCGCCCGAATACGGCCTGACCCCGCCGACGCCGGGCGCCCCGCGTCCGCAGGAACTGGCCCCTGAAAGCGCCGCGCGTCAGATCCTGCTGGGTCAGCGCCAGGCCGTGACCCGCACCCCGGGCGAACAGGTCCTGGCCGCCGAGGCCGGCGCCGATCGCGCCGACCCGCTGGCTCGCTATGTCGTCGATGACGAGTTCGGCAACCTGGCGCACAAGGAAGAAAGCTGGGCCAATCGCCTGATGTTCTGGCGCAAGAACGATCCCGCCAGCCAGGCGGCGACCGTGACCCAGACGCCGGAGGGCGCCAAGACCATCGACGCCTCCAGCGAACACGCCCGTCTGGAAGCCCTGACCGGCGGCCGCGAGGGCATCACCATCGCACCGCGTCGCGACACTCGCTTCAAGCTGCCGGGCCTGTAA
- the ispH gene encoding 4-hydroxy-3-methylbut-2-enyl diphosphate reductase, whose protein sequence is MNAPVPPSQFQRRPLSVRMATPRGFCAGVDRAIQIVERAIEKYGAPVYVRHEIVHNRHVVDRLKGLGAVFVKELDECPDDRPVVFSAHGVPKSVPATARSREMLFLDATCPLVSKVHVEAERNFAAGRHVILIGHAGHPEVVGTMGQLPAGAISLVETVEDAEGFQRPGDQPLAYATQTTLSVDDTAEILAALKRRFPELPDPHKEDICYATTNRQEAVKRLGDGCGLVLVVGSKNSSNSARLVDVALKAGAGDARLVDDAGDLDWSWFDGVETVGLTAGASAPEPLVQGVIDALRTRFDVTVTEDDGARETVTFKLPRALTT, encoded by the coding sequence ATGAACGCGCCTGTCCCCCCTTCGCAGTTTCAACGCCGCCCCCTGTCCGTCCGCATGGCGACGCCGCGCGGCTTCTGCGCCGGGGTGGACCGGGCCATCCAGATCGTCGAGCGCGCCATCGAGAAATACGGCGCGCCTGTCTATGTGCGCCACGAGATCGTCCACAACCGTCACGTCGTCGACCGGCTGAAAGGGCTGGGCGCCGTCTTCGTCAAGGAACTGGACGAGTGTCCGGACGACCGGCCGGTGGTCTTCTCGGCTCATGGCGTGCCCAAGTCGGTGCCGGCCACCGCCCGTTCGCGCGAGATGCTGTTTCTGGACGCCACCTGCCCGCTGGTGTCCAAGGTCCACGTCGAGGCCGAGCGCAATTTTGCGGCGGGCCGCCACGTCATCCTGATCGGCCACGCGGGCCACCCCGAGGTGGTCGGCACCATGGGCCAACTGCCCGCCGGGGCCATCAGCCTGGTCGAGACGGTTGAGGATGCGGAGGGCTTTCAGCGGCCCGGCGACCAGCCGCTGGCCTACGCCACCCAGACGACGCTGTCGGTGGACGATACGGCCGAAATTCTGGCGGCGCTGAAGCGGCGCTTCCCCGAACTGCCCGACCCGCACAAGGAAGACATCTGCTACGCCACCACCAACCGTCAGGAGGCGGTCAAACGTCTGGGCGACGGCTGCGGCCTGGTGCTGGTGGTGGGCTCCAAGAACTCCTCCAACTCGGCGCGGCTGGTGGATGTGGCGCTGAAGGCGGGGGCCGGGGACGCGCGCCTGGTCGATGATGCGGGCGATCTGGACTGGAGCTGGTTCGACGGGGTCGAGACGGTGGGCCTGACCGCCGGGGCCTCGGCGCCCGAGCCACTGGTGCAGGGGGTGATCGACGCCCTGCGGACCCGCTTCGACGTGACCGTGACGGAGGATGACGGCGCCCGCGAGACCGTGACCTTCAAACTGCCGCGCGCCCTGACGACCTGA